A window from Streptomyces sp. NBC_00335 encodes these proteins:
- a CDS encoding GlsB/YeaQ/YmgE family stress response membrane protein: MGIIGWIILGLLAGGIAKVLLPGRDPGGLIGTTLIGIAGAFTGGWLSAKFLDRSIQNDFFDLATWGSAIAGSLVLLIAYRLLFGNSRN, translated from the coding sequence ATGGGCATCATCGGCTGGATCATCCTCGGACTGCTGGCGGGCGGGATCGCCAAGGTCCTGCTGCCCGGCCGTGACCCGGGCGGTCTGATCGGCACCACCCTCATCGGCATCGCCGGCGCCTTCACCGGCGGCTGGCTCTCGGCGAAGTTCCTGGACCGGTCGATCCAGAACGACTTCTTCGACCTCGCCACCTGGGGCTCCGCCATCGCGGGCTCCCTGGTCCTCCTGATCGCCTACCGCCTCCTCTTCGGCAACTCCCGAAACTGA
- a CDS encoding TetR/AcrR family transcriptional regulator: MTSPTPEAAPAPARRSKITPEREQQLYDAVLDQLREDGYEALTMEKIAARATCGKSTLYRQWKTKPQLVAAALRADRRGTLAAVDTGTLAGDLREAARLAACTSGRDTRLTQALGHAVLSDEELKAALREALVEPELAAFDSIVARAVARGELAPGHPAVEFLPAQLMGVLRIRPVLEGRYADAEYLVRFVDACLLPVLGATPPGADRAPRSQAP, from the coding sequence ATGACGTCGCCGACGCCGGAAGCCGCACCGGCCCCCGCGCGCCGCTCCAAGATCACACCGGAGCGGGAGCAGCAGCTCTACGACGCCGTCCTGGACCAATTGCGCGAGGACGGCTACGAGGCGCTGACCATGGAGAAGATCGCCGCCCGGGCCACCTGTGGAAAGTCCACGCTCTACCGGCAGTGGAAGACCAAACCGCAGCTCGTCGCCGCCGCCCTGCGCGCGGACCGGCGCGGGACCCTCGCCGCGGTGGACACCGGGACCCTGGCGGGCGACCTGCGCGAGGCGGCCCGGCTCGCCGCCTGCACTTCGGGGCGCGACACCCGGCTCACGCAGGCCCTCGGGCACGCGGTGCTGAGCGACGAGGAGCTGAAGGCCGCCCTGCGCGAGGCCCTGGTGGAGCCGGAGCTGGCGGCGTTCGACTCCATCGTGGCGCGGGCCGTGGCGCGGGGCGAGCTCGCCCCCGGGCACCCGGCCGTGGAGTTCTTGCCGGCGCAGCTGATGGGCGTACTGCGCATCCGGCCCGTGCTGGAGGGGCGCTACGCCGACGCCGAGTACCTCGTACGGTTCGTCGACGCCTGCCTGCTGCCGGTGCTGGGCGCGACCCCGCCCGGGGCGGACCGGGCTCCCCGCAGCCAGGCCCCCTGA
- a CDS encoding TerD family protein — protein sequence MSGVRKGLAKVEIALRWDPSPAGAPVHDLDLLAAVYAAADPYGEPVHLVHFGSRSPDGTITLNRDSRTGLGLGFDEVMTLELNRIADALTRVVVGVVIQRPGGGRALTFADVAGKGLRIREGYTDLAVDDLTGFGAASAVTVAEFTRDDAGVWSIDPVLRGFDADPEEFARAMGAARS from the coding sequence GTGAGTGGAGTACGCAAGGGCCTGGCCAAGGTGGAGATCGCGCTGCGGTGGGATCCCAGCCCGGCGGGAGCGCCCGTCCACGACCTCGACCTGCTGGCGGCGGTGTACGCCGCCGCGGACCCGTACGGGGAGCCCGTCCACCTGGTGCACTTCGGCAGCCGTTCGCCCGACGGCACCATCACGCTGAACCGGGACAGCCGGACCGGGCTGGGGCTGGGCTTCGACGAGGTGATGACCCTCGAACTCAACCGGATCGCCGACGCGTTGACCCGGGTCGTGGTGGGGGTGGTGATCCAGCGGCCGGGCGGCGGCCGGGCGCTGACCTTCGCCGACGTCGCGGGAAAGGGACTGCGCATCCGGGAGGGCTACACCGATCTCGCCGTGGACGACCTCACGGGCTTCGGTGCGGCGAGCGCGGTCACGGTGGCCGAGTTCACCCGCGACGACGCCGGGGTCTGGTCGATCGACCCCGTCCTGCGGGGCTTCGACGCCGACCCGGAGGAGTTCGCGCGGGCGATGGGCGCGGCCCGGAGCTGA
- a CDS encoding phosphatase PAP2 family protein — translation MTSHTTPAGAGAGPGPRRRLIRELLLVVGLFAVYKFGRTLATGRTEEAFRNAARVWDAERTLHLPGEGLVQRLLLHSDALVHTANTYYAAVHFPATVLFLVWLYLRRPAHYLWTRRVLAVLTGAALVIHLAFPLAPPRMLGAAHLVDTGQVYGPTVYGAAPAADTMANQFAAMPSLHFGWALMLALGMIAATSSRWRALWLLHPLVTLLVVVGTANHYWLDAIVATLLLGAALLLVPRPAGRSLVARRSVPGRPALPVPRQAGAGPGAGAGAAATDPMAPVGAVR, via the coding sequence ATGACCTCCCACACCACACCCGCCGGGGCCGGCGCGGGGCCGGGCCCCCGCCGCCGCCTCATACGCGAGCTCCTGCTCGTCGTGGGCCTCTTCGCCGTCTACAAGTTCGGCCGTACGCTCGCCACCGGCCGCACGGAGGAGGCCTTCCGCAACGCCGCCCGGGTCTGGGACGCCGAACGCACCCTGCACCTGCCCGGCGAAGGCCTGGTCCAGCGACTGCTCCTGCACAGCGACGCCCTCGTGCACACCGCGAACACCTACTACGCGGCCGTGCACTTCCCCGCCACGGTGCTCTTCCTCGTCTGGCTCTACCTGCGCCGCCCCGCGCACTACCTCTGGACCCGCCGGGTCCTGGCCGTCCTGACCGGCGCCGCCCTCGTCATCCACCTGGCCTTCCCCCTCGCACCCCCGCGGATGCTGGGCGCGGCCCACCTGGTCGACACCGGTCAGGTCTACGGACCGACCGTCTACGGGGCCGCGCCCGCCGCCGACACCATGGCCAACCAGTTCGCCGCGATGCCCTCCCTGCACTTCGGCTGGGCGCTGATGCTGGCTCTGGGCATGATCGCGGCGACCTCCTCGCGGTGGCGCGCCCTGTGGCTGCTGCACCCGCTGGTGACCCTGCTCGTGGTCGTCGGCACGGCCAACCACTACTGGCTCGACGCCATCGTGGCCACGCTGCTGCTCGGGGCCGCCCTGCTGCTGGTCCCGCGCCCGGCCGGCCGCTCGCTCGTCGCCCGGCGGAGCGTGCCGGGCCGGCCCGCGCTGCCGGTGCCACGGCAGGCGGGTGCGGGTCCGGGGGCGGGCGCCGGTGCGGCAGCCACGGATCCCATGGCGCCCGTAGGAGCGGTCCGGTGA
- a CDS encoding NUDIX domain-containing protein: protein MSPRGRGPDGGGTGSEWLPPAEYVKTIPRATAYACLYFTDPNGRPVQLRATYATETWQWPGGNMDHGETPWECALRECLEETGIAFGGERKLLGTQFLAHRGESWPANHIGFIFDGGTLTEDQIAAIVLDPEEHSEVRVHSVREWEALMTPSNFARLREIDAARRTGTVAYMEV from the coding sequence ATGTCCCCGAGGGGCCGAGGCCCGGACGGAGGTGGAACGGGGTCCGAGTGGCTCCCGCCCGCCGAGTACGTCAAGACCATCCCCCGGGCGACCGCTTACGCCTGCCTCTACTTCACCGACCCCAACGGCCGCCCGGTACAGCTGCGTGCGACGTACGCCACGGAGACCTGGCAGTGGCCGGGCGGGAACATGGACCACGGCGAGACGCCCTGGGAGTGCGCGCTCCGGGAGTGCCTGGAGGAGACGGGCATCGCCTTCGGGGGCGAGCGCAAGCTGTTGGGCACGCAGTTCCTCGCCCACCGGGGCGAGTCCTGGCCCGCGAACCACATCGGCTTCATCTTCGACGGCGGCACCCTCACCGAGGACCAGATCGCCGCCATCGTCCTCGACCCCGAGGAACACAGCGAGGTACGGGTGCACTCGGTGCGGGAGTGGGAGGCCCTCATGACCCCGTCGAACTTCGCCCGCCTACGGGAGATCGACGCGGCCCGCCGTACCGGCACGGTGGCCTACATGGAGGTCTGA
- a CDS encoding serine/threonine-protein kinase, protein MDSSEAGRRLIDGRFELARPLGSGGMGTVWLARDIALDREVALKEVRPPDPATAAAQPGLVVQLRERAVREARALARLAHPNVVTIHHIVEPEPGSDGHPWIVMELVRGGSLADRLEGGPMPVADVLRLGLDLLSALRAAHAEGVLHRDVKPANVLLRPGGSAVLTDFGIAALHGATGLTSTGALIGSPEYIAPERARGAEGLAASDLWSLGMLLYVAAEGVHPLRRATSLATVVAVLDEPIPAPVRSGPLGPVLERLLVRDLAVRPDAEELEALLRGASSALGGAAPVVPPTALGSFGPATPAAGLGLGPVPATHVQSPTPMPTPFVPGAGNPYASTVPVAFPPPPPVPRRRRRPALLAGLLAVVLTAGVVGLVNWLPDGNAGDGSGKSGDAKSSGTPSVSGPASPAQGTAVVLTPAPTPKASTPKPVTPPKGSLIDPANIRTAIEAFKQQTGTTTFVDMKVYDEYVLADIPTAPGARTVDSWQYRGGVAKRTGPSGTVKPDAPLMDMAVLDWDALPALMAQSTKELGVDNPSFRYLNVSPWMNAPAVRPYLNDEYGQGGYVLAGTDFKVKKVYRS, encoded by the coding sequence ATGGACAGCAGTGAGGCCGGCAGACGGTTGATCGACGGGCGATTCGAACTCGCCCGTCCCCTGGGCAGTGGCGGGATGGGGACGGTGTGGCTCGCCCGCGACATCGCGCTGGACCGGGAGGTCGCACTCAAGGAGGTGCGGCCGCCGGACCCGGCGACCGCCGCCGCCCAGCCCGGGCTCGTCGTCCAACTGCGCGAACGCGCCGTCCGCGAGGCCCGGGCCCTCGCCCGGCTCGCCCACCCGAACGTGGTCACCATCCACCACATCGTGGAGCCCGAGCCCGGCTCCGACGGCCATCCGTGGATCGTGATGGAGCTGGTCAGGGGCGGTTCCCTGGCCGACCGCCTGGAGGGCGGGCCGATGCCGGTGGCGGACGTGCTGCGCCTCGGGCTCGACCTGCTCTCCGCGCTGCGCGCCGCGCACGCGGAGGGCGTGCTGCACCGTGACGTGAAACCGGCCAACGTGCTCCTGCGGCCGGGCGGCTCCGCGGTGCTCACCGACTTCGGGATCGCCGCCCTGCACGGCGCGACCGGGCTGACCTCGACCGGAGCCCTGATCGGGTCGCCGGAATACATAGCGCCCGAGCGGGCGCGCGGCGCGGAGGGGCTGGCCGCCTCCGACCTGTGGTCCCTGGGGATGCTGCTGTACGTGGCCGCCGAGGGGGTGCACCCGCTGCGCCGGGCCACCAGCCTGGCCACCGTGGTCGCGGTGCTCGACGAGCCGATCCCCGCGCCGGTCCGGTCCGGCCCGCTGGGACCCGTACTGGAACGGCTGCTGGTACGGGACCTGGCCGTGCGGCCCGACGCCGAGGAGCTGGAAGCGCTGCTCCGCGGTGCGAGCAGTGCTCTCGGAGGCGCGGCCCCGGTGGTACCGCCGACCGCCCTCGGGAGCTTCGGACCGGCGACCCCGGCCGCCGGTCTCGGCCTGGGCCCCGTACCGGCGACGCACGTCCAGTCGCCGACGCCCATGCCGACGCCGTTCGTTCCGGGCGCAGGCAACCCGTACGCGTCCACCGTCCCCGTGGCCTTCCCGCCGCCGCCGCCCGTCCCGCGCCGGCGCCGACGGCCCGCCCTGCTCGCCGGACTCCTCGCGGTGGTCCTGACCGCCGGGGTCGTCGGCCTCGTCAACTGGCTGCCCGACGGGAACGCGGGCGACGGCTCGGGCAAGAGCGGGGACGCCAAGTCCTCCGGCACCCCGTCCGTTTCCGGTCCGGCCTCCCCGGCCCAGGGCACCGCCGTGGTCCTGACCCCCGCGCCCACTCCGAAGGCGAGCACGCCGAAGCCGGTCACCCCGCCCAAGGGCAGTCTGATCGACCCGGCCAACATCCGTACCGCCATCGAGGCCTTCAAGCAGCAGACGGGCACCACCACCTTCGTCGACATGAAGGTCTACGACGAGTACGTGCTCGCCGACATTCCCACCGCGCCCGGAGCCAGGACCGTCGACTCCTGGCAGTACCGCGGCGGCGTCGCCAAGCGCACCGGACCGTCCGGCACGGTGAAGCCCGACGCGCCGCTCATGGACATGGCCGTGCTGGACTGGGACGCCCTCCCCGCCCTGATGGCCCAGTCGACGAAGGAGCTCGGCGTCGACAACCCGAGCTTCCGCTATCTCAACGTCTCGCCCTGGATGAACGCACCCGCGGTCCGGCCCTACCTGAACGACGAGTACGGACAGGGCGGCTACGTCCTCGCCGGCACCGACTTCAAGGTCAAGAAGGTCTACCGGAGCTGA